The following are encoded in a window of Thermococcus sp. CX2 genomic DNA:
- a CDS encoding monovalent cation/H+ antiporter complex subunit F produces the protein MLESTFMTLMKFIIPLYIAAFVIYAVRAFKGPSIPDVILAVDCMSFDIAAFMAILAVYFKSTFLVSGAITLALWAYLLDIYVAKHLARGEVGA, from the coding sequence ATGCTCGAAAGCACGTTCATGACGCTCATGAAGTTCATCATTCCCCTCTACATAGCCGCGTTCGTCATCTATGCCGTTAGGGCCTTTAAAGGGCCGAGTATTCCGGATGTTATCCTCGCAGTGGACTGTATGAGCTTTGATATCGCAGCCTTTATGGCGATCTTGGCAGTCTACTTCAAGTCCACCTTCCTCGTAAGCGGTGCAATAACACTCGCCCTCTGGGCGTACCTGCTGGACATCTACGTCGCCAAGCACTTGGCTAGGGGGGAGGTGGGAGCATGA
- the mnhG gene encoding monovalent cation/H(+) antiporter subunit G, whose translation MSEILFYLGAVMIIIGGICDLFGAIGLLRFPNFYVRLHAATVGTIGGAVVPLFGVALLALGADFLPHRYAIAGASFITGIIVLLAAPAGATALAYAAHKAKLVEWKPKVDHLAEVRGND comes from the coding sequence ATGAGCGAGATACTCTTCTACCTTGGAGCAGTCATGATAATCATCGGCGGCATCTGCGACCTCTTTGGAGCCATAGGCTTACTTCGCTTCCCGAACTTCTACGTTAGGCTGCACGCTGCAACAGTTGGAACGATTGGCGGAGCGGTGGTTCCCCTCTTTGGCGTTGCTCTGCTTGCCCTCGGTGCGGACTTCCTCCCCCACAGGTATGCAATAGCCGGGGCCAGCTTCATCACGGGGATAATCGTCCTCCTCGCAGCGCCAGCGGGAGCTACTGCACTAGCCTACGCTGCCCATAAGGCCAAGCTCGTGGAGTGGAAGCCAAAGGTCGACCACCTGGCAGAGGTGAGGGGCAATGATTGA
- a CDS encoding hydrogenase subunit MbhD domain-containing protein, whose translation MIEIHLLILATVAVLGMVFSYLAITEKDLLKAVGFSAVQAIAYAIAFYILMAPDIVLAYVAIAVGIYSALLVFVISKTERYEVV comes from the coding sequence ATGATTGAAATCCACCTGCTGATCTTAGCTACCGTCGCAGTCCTCGGCATGGTCTTCTCCTACCTGGCCATCACAGAGAAGGACCTGCTCAAGGCGGTAGGATTTTCCGCCGTGCAGGCAATAGCTTACGCCATAGCCTTCTACATCCTGATGGCGCCGGACATTGTCCTGGCATACGTTGCCATAGCTGTAGGAATCTACTCTGCCCTGCTCGTCTTCGTGATAAGCAAGACCGAAAGGTACGAGGTGGTGTGA
- a CDS encoding MnhB domain-containing protein, with protein sequence MKRWVTLILLLAAVITLAYVFQVPQPEDVRPLGEFYLENSYFGDYSAKSPEVITSILWDYRGIDTLFETAVFFLAIIGSLTVFRLTREQEKEVKTEPTQMEPLPLPIRTVTKVIVAMILAVSASIALHGHLTPGGGFQGGSALAVAPLLIIAAYSKYALENNGLDKTRALILRSIGLLGIALVALVPLLSGSYIMQNQPIFPAEINGQLIGGSLIYYNFFEFLAVGAGFTAVFLLLAIPEEKFKKILGVRR encoded by the coding sequence ATGAAGCGCTGGGTCACGCTCATCCTCCTGCTCGCCGCGGTCATCACGCTGGCCTATGTCTTCCAAGTCCCCCAGCCAGAGGACGTCAGGCCCCTCGGTGAGTTCTACCTTGAAAACAGCTATTTCGGAGATTACTCGGCCAAAAGCCCGGAGGTTATCACCTCAATCCTCTGGGACTACCGTGGCATTGACACGCTCTTCGAGACCGCGGTGTTCTTCCTCGCAATAATAGGCAGCCTGACCGTCTTCAGGCTCACCAGGGAGCAGGAGAAAGAGGTTAAAACGGAGCCAACGCAGATGGAACCACTCCCCCTGCCGATTAGGACGGTTACAAAGGTTATCGTTGCGATGATCCTTGCCGTTTCGGCTTCGATAGCCCTGCACGGTCACTTAACGCCCGGTGGTGGCTTCCAGGGTGGCTCGGCTTTAGCAGTTGCCCCATTGCTGATAATTGCAGCCTACTCTAAGTACGCCCTCGAAAACAATGGCTTAGACAAGACCAGGGCGTTAATCCTGCGTTCTATCGGACTCCTGGGAATAGCGTTAGTGGCGTTAGTTCCACTCCTCAGCGGGAGCTACATAATGCAGAACCAGCCGATATTCCCTGCAGAGATCAACGGCCAGCTCATTGGCGGTTCGCTGATTTACTACAACTTCTTCGAGTTCCTCGCAGTTGGGGCTGGCTTTACAGCAGTGTTCCTCCTCCTGGCGATTCCGGAGGAGAAATTCAAGAAAATCCTGGGGGTGAGGAGATGA
- a CDS encoding Na+/H+ antiporter subunit C: MIGFLWSLVVISLMTTLLIGLYGIARRPNLVKKLIALTIIGDTANLLVVMLGYRLTYPTAPPILPSLEKSALGSFLSAAVDPLPQALVITAVVIGMAVNVLIAFAIVQIYRLYGTLDAREIGVKRSSPLEGEKI; the protein is encoded by the coding sequence ATGATAGGCTTCCTCTGGAGCCTCGTGGTAATTTCACTCATGACGACACTGCTCATCGGCCTCTACGGAATTGCCAGAAGGCCCAACCTCGTCAAGAAGCTCATAGCACTGACTATCATCGGTGACACCGCGAACCTGCTCGTGGTCATGCTCGGCTACCGCCTGACCTATCCGACGGCTCCCCCGATCCTCCCGAGCCTTGAGAAGAGCGCACTAGGGAGCTTCCTGAGCGCCGCGGTTGACCCTCTCCCCCAGGCGCTGGTGATTACCGCCGTCGTCATTGGAATGGCAGTTAACGTGCTGATAGCCTTCGCAATCGTTCAGATTTACAGGCTCTATGGCACGCTCGACGCGAGGGAAATAGGTGTAAAACGCTCATCGCCGCTGGAGGGTGAGAAGATATGA
- a CDS encoding Na+/H+ antiporter subunit E gives MRGVIPTALLAFITYILFTGSATPYDLATGAIIAIAVGLLAGKFLVKNDAKALNPARWLWLGAYFIWYMLVAEVKSHIDVMLRIITGNVEPGIVKVPIDVKTEYAKTLVANSITNTPGTVVVDMDEKYLYVNWIDTSTEDPEEARSEISADFEKYAKKIFE, from the coding sequence ATGAGGGGTGTGATTCCCACCGCACTGCTCGCGTTCATTACCTACATCCTGTTCACTGGCTCCGCAACGCCCTACGATTTGGCAACTGGAGCCATCATCGCAATTGCCGTAGGACTGCTAGCGGGCAAGTTCCTCGTGAAGAACGACGCTAAAGCGCTGAATCCGGCCAGGTGGCTCTGGCTTGGCGCCTACTTCATCTGGTACATGCTGGTCGCCGAAGTCAAAAGCCACATTGACGTGATGCTCAGAATCATTACAGGAAACGTCGAGCCCGGAATAGTCAAAGTGCCTATCGACGTGAAGACCGAGTACGCCAAGACCCTCGTGGCGAACTCCATAACCAACACGCCCGGAACCGTTGTGGTGGACATGGACGAGAAGTACCTCTACGTGAACTGGATTGACACGAGCACGGAAGACCCAGAAGAAGCTAGAAGTGAGATCTCCGCCGACTTTGAGAAATACGCGAAGAAAATATTCGAGTGA
- a CDS encoding proton-conducting transporter membrane subunit, producing MDIVGLTPVIPILFAFALPLTSIIVKGNRKVTQAYALIGTGLTLLASYELFRQVYNSSKPLIYTFGGWAAPVGIIYEVDRMSALFALVTAALMFLIAIYSYRYLEHEEGLEWYYTLYLGLEAGLLGVLLTGDAFNLFVMIEVTSIAAYALVMFYRDRGDSICAGLKYAFIGALGTTMYFLALGALYGAFGTLNMANLSALIHGLSFPIAGTTYGNIAIASGVALALATWAFLIKAAIAPNHFWLPEAHPAAPSPISAVLSGLVVNVGIYALIRFLYTVYGGEVSGSLGGVIHTLSVILIVLGAVSALFGALMMNVQRDVKKLIAYSTVMHMGYLAMAVGVGTQLALQAAAFHIINHAIAKALLFLAAGAFIHAVGSRDISDLAGLGRQMPVATFGLAIATLSLVGIPPFNVFFSKLLLFNAFMEESPALALVLVLSSVIALVAYVRVFQEIWLGKPKEKATVREYGSMSGVLLILAVTCLLLGLFAPYIIEHYINPAVSQAMDYKLYIQTALEYAAKLKMGL from the coding sequence ATGGACATCGTGGGACTCACCCCTGTGATACCAATACTCTTCGCCTTTGCTCTCCCGCTCACGTCAATAATAGTCAAGGGCAACAGGAAGGTGACTCAAGCTTACGCCCTAATAGGCACGGGCTTGACTTTACTCGCCTCCTACGAGCTTTTCAGACAAGTTTATAACTCCAGCAAGCCTTTAATCTACACTTTCGGCGGTTGGGCCGCCCCAGTGGGAATAATATATGAAGTTGACAGGATGAGCGCCCTCTTCGCCCTGGTTACTGCCGCGCTAATGTTCCTCATTGCAATCTACAGCTACCGCTACCTGGAGCACGAGGAGGGCTTAGAGTGGTACTACACGCTCTACCTCGGCCTTGAGGCCGGACTGCTGGGCGTTTTACTCACCGGTGACGCCTTCAACCTCTTCGTCATGATAGAGGTCACAAGCATAGCAGCATACGCCCTCGTCATGTTCTACAGGGACAGGGGCGATTCAATCTGCGCCGGTCTGAAGTACGCCTTTATCGGCGCTCTCGGAACGACCATGTACTTCCTCGCGCTTGGGGCACTCTACGGGGCGTTTGGAACATTGAACATGGCCAACTTGAGCGCATTAATCCACGGATTGAGCTTCCCGATAGCGGGCACCACCTACGGCAATATCGCGATAGCTTCAGGCGTTGCCTTGGCCTTGGCAACCTGGGCGTTCCTCATAAAGGCCGCAATAGCCCCGAACCACTTCTGGCTTCCGGAAGCCCACCCAGCAGCGCCGAGCCCAATCTCAGCCGTACTCTCTGGACTGGTCGTCAACGTCGGAATTTACGCACTCATTAGATTCCTCTACACGGTCTACGGCGGCGAAGTCAGCGGTTCGCTCGGTGGGGTTATCCACACCCTCAGCGTTATCCTGATAGTCCTGGGTGCGGTTTCGGCACTCTTCGGTGCCCTCATGATGAACGTCCAGCGCGACGTGAAGAAGCTCATCGCGTATTCAACGGTAATGCACATGGGTTATCTGGCGATGGCGGTTGGCGTTGGAACCCAGCTGGCACTTCAGGCAGCGGCTTTCCACATCATTAACCACGCAATCGCCAAGGCCCTCCTCTTCCTCGCGGCGGGTGCCTTTATCCACGCGGTCGGCTCAAGGGACATCTCAGACCTGGCAGGCCTCGGCAGGCAGATGCCCGTTGCCACCTTCGGCCTGGCCATAGCAACCCTCAGCCTCGTCGGAATCCCGCCATTCAACGTGTTCTTCAGCAAGTTACTGCTCTTCAACGCCTTCATGGAGGAGAGCCCTGCCCTGGCCCTGGTCCTCGTGCTGAGCTCTGTGATTGCACTGGTGGCTTACGTTAGAGTGTTCCAGGAGATCTGGCTCGGCAAGCCCAAGGAGAAGGCGACCGTCAGGGAGTATGGCAGCATGAGCGGGGTTCTGCTGATACTGGCAGTCACCTGCCTGCTGCTTGGACTCTTCGCACCATACATCATCGAACACTACATCAACCCCGCTGTAAGCCAGGCCATGGACTACAAGCTCTACATCCAGACGGCACTGGAATACGCGGCAAAGCTGAAGATGGGCCTTTAA
- the mobA gene encoding molybdenum cofactor guanylyltransferase MobA — MIGAVLAGGRSKRFGGNKLLYRIDGKPLILHTIERLESADEIDEIVIVASPENAEKLKTFGYQVLVDELLVGPIGGIFMTLCLGDSFVVAGDMPTLVPEFIDYIVREFKKSGKAACVPRWSNGYIEPLHAAYSKDFRKVLEEQISRGEYMIKKAIEKINTCHLPIEELPAEWRESFFNVNRKEDLRKLGVFEPLV; from the coding sequence TTGATCGGAGCGGTTCTAGCGGGAGGCAGGTCAAAGCGCTTTGGTGGAAACAAACTTCTGTACAGAATTGACGGAAAGCCATTGATCCTTCATACAATTGAGAGACTTGAATCAGCGGATGAAATAGACGAGATTGTTATTGTTGCTTCCCCCGAAAACGCTGAAAAGCTGAAAACCTTTGGCTACCAGGTTCTCGTTGATGAGCTTCTCGTTGGCCCAATTGGAGGTATATTTATGACCCTATGCCTTGGGGATTCTTTCGTTGTTGCAGGAGATATGCCCACGCTCGTCCCGGAGTTCATCGACTACATAGTCCGCGAATTCAAGAAGAGTGGAAAGGCCGCCTGTGTTCCACGCTGGAGCAATGGGTACATAGAACCCCTTCACGCGGCGTATTCTAAAGACTTCCGGAAGGTCCTTGAGGAGCAGATATCCCGCGGGGAGTACATGATAAAGAAGGCTATAGAAAAAATCAACACCTGCCATCTGCCGATAGAGGAGCTCCCGGCGGAGTGGAGGGAGAGTTTCTTCAATGTGAACAGAAAAGAGGACCTACGAAAACTCGGCGTTTTTGAACCTTTGGTTTAA
- a CDS encoding monovalent cation/H+ antiporter subunit E, which yields MAFIAAFVWCYILWLVLTAGSNGMLWSAEELIAGVIFSAIVAYATRNIIGEKAGRFLNPVKWIEFTIYSIGPLFWGMVKANFDVAYRVITGKIKPGIVRIPVDLENDAQYTIMSNSITLTPGTLTIDACPEEKALYVHWINVTDPHPESSEPVAGPFEKWARRLGR from the coding sequence ATGGCATTCATTGCAGCTTTCGTGTGGTGTTACATCCTGTGGCTGGTCCTCACCGCAGGAAGCAACGGGATGCTGTGGAGCGCAGAAGAACTCATCGCAGGAGTTATATTCTCGGCAATCGTGGCCTACGCTACCAGAAACATCATCGGCGAGAAAGCCGGAAGATTCCTCAACCCAGTAAAATGGATAGAGTTCACAATCTACTCCATCGGCCCGCTCTTCTGGGGCATGGTCAAGGCCAACTTCGACGTTGCTTACCGTGTCATTACCGGCAAGATAAAGCCCGGCATCGTCCGCATCCCGGTCGACTTAGAAAACGACGCCCAGTACACGATAATGAGCAACTCGATAACCCTCACGCCAGGAACCCTCACGATAGATGCCTGCCCAGAGGAGAAGGCCCTCTACGTCCACTGGATAAACGTGACGGACCCACACCCGGAGAGCTCGGAGCCAGTAGCGGGCCCCTTTGAAAAATGGGCAAGGAGGTTAGGAAGATGA
- a CDS encoding cation:proton antiporter — MIAPVFFYSALIIMVGAFIAVLRVLLGPTVPDRVVGVDTLNTLVVAGMVLLGAAYDRTIYIDIAIVYAILSYIGTLAIARYLQGGLK, encoded by the coding sequence ATGATAGCGCCGGTGTTCTTCTACTCAGCCCTAATAATAATGGTCGGAGCCTTCATCGCGGTGCTTAGGGTTCTCCTTGGCCCCACCGTTCCGGACAGGGTCGTCGGCGTTGACACGCTCAACACGCTCGTAGTGGCAGGAATGGTCCTCCTCGGAGCGGCCTACGACAGGACGATTTACATTGACATCGCGATAGTCTACGCCATTCTGAGCTACATCGGAACCCTCGCCATAGCGAGATACCTACAGGGGGGATTGAAATGA
- the mnhG gene encoding monovalent cation/H(+) antiporter subunit G — protein sequence MTDYVTYLIYAFLGINIAFNLLGSFALHRFPDVYTRLHGATKCTTFGTIFAVLAVVVHALNELRITGDPKYLQMTLHSVVALIALLLTNPTGAHAIAKAAHLSGVKPAQAVVDAYEEKLRGGAE from the coding sequence ATGACCGATTACGTGACCTATCTGATCTACGCATTCCTCGGCATTAACATAGCCTTCAACCTGCTGGGCAGCTTCGCCCTCCACAGGTTCCCCGACGTGTACACCAGACTTCACGGTGCGACCAAGTGCACTACCTTTGGTACCATATTCGCGGTTTTGGCAGTGGTAGTTCACGCGTTAAACGAGCTCAGAATAACCGGCGATCCAAAGTACCTCCAGATGACCCTCCACAGCGTCGTCGCTTTGATAGCCCTCCTGCTGACGAACCCAACTGGAGCCCACGCCATAGCCAAGGCCGCCCATCTCAGCGGTGTGAAGCCTGCACAGGCCGTCGTAGACGCCTATGAGGAAAAGCTCCGGGGTGGTGCGGAATGA
- a CDS encoding DUF4040 domain-containing protein, whose product MNVLTVDAIIQFGILIGILVTAYLTITFRDLLSAALASAAMSLLLSLEFYMLHAPDVAIAEAAVGAGVVTAIVVYGIAKTERWEREAP is encoded by the coding sequence ATGAACGTCCTCACCGTGGATGCCATTATTCAGTTCGGAATCCTGATCGGCATACTGGTCACGGCTTACCTCACAATAACATTTAGGGACCTGCTGAGCGCGGCTTTAGCTTCGGCTGCGATGAGCCTTCTCCTCAGCTTAGAGTTCTACATGCTCCACGCCCCTGACGTCGCTATAGCCGAAGCGGCCGTCGGAGCCGGCGTGGTTACCGCCATAGTGGTGTATGGAATTGCAAAGACCGAGAGATGGGAGCGTGAGGCACCATGA
- the mbhE gene encoding hydrogen gas-evolving membrane-bound hydrogenase subunit E: MRRSLAFLSLLFILGVLLYVANPDYGLKFGLGGDDWKNMRYTDDYYITHGVNETGGTNIVTDIVFDYRGYDTLGEATVLFTAIAGAVALMRPWRGDEDEE; the protein is encoded by the coding sequence ATGAGGAGGAGTTTAGCCTTCCTCTCACTGCTGTTCATCCTCGGTGTCCTCCTCTACGTGGCCAATCCCGACTACGGCCTCAAGTTCGGCCTCGGGGGCGACGATTGGAAGAACATGCGCTACACCGACGACTACTACATCACCCACGGAGTTAACGAGACCGGTGGAACCAACATAGTTACGGACATAGTCTTTGACTACCGTGGCTACGACACCCTCGGAGAGGCCACAGTCCTTTTCACTGCCATAGCAGGGGCAGTTGCCCTCATGAGACCCTGGAGGGGTGATGAGGATGAAGAGTAA
- a CDS encoding Na(+)/H(+) antiporter subunit B: protein MKSNDMGLIVKTMARTTIPLIGIFGVYIVSHGHLTPGGGFQGGATIAGAGVLLLLAFGLSEMRKRYNHKVYSVLESIGGLTFLGAAMLGFSVAFFYNTLWHNGPVLNGQPGTLLSAGYLPIMNLAVGLKVFAGLVSALAAIAAYRRWKE from the coding sequence ATGAAGAGTAACGACATGGGACTCATAGTCAAAACCATGGCGAGGACAACAATACCTCTCATAGGGATATTCGGCGTCTACATCGTTTCACATGGGCACCTCACCCCAGGCGGTGGCTTCCAGGGTGGAGCAACAATAGCCGGTGCAGGAGTGCTCCTCCTGCTGGCCTTTGGACTGAGTGAGATGAGGAAGAGGTACAACCACAAGGTTTACTCAGTCCTCGAGAGCATCGGTGGCCTCACCTTCCTCGGCGCAGCGATGCTCGGTTTCAGCGTGGCGTTCTTCTACAACACGCTGTGGCACAACGGGCCCGTCCTCAACGGCCAGCCTGGAACGCTCCTCTCGGCTGGATACCTACCGATAATGAACCTGGCGGTAGGGCTGAAGGTCTTCGCGGGACTGGTGAGCGCTCTGGCGGCCATAGCGGCCTACAGGAGGTGGAAGGAATGA
- a CDS encoding NADH-quinone oxidoreductase subunit K, with protein MIPLQFITAFLMVFLGIYAFLYKRNLIKLILALNVIDSGIHLLLISLGYRMEVGKLSTAPIYTGYETLEGTPMVGPLPQALVLTSIVIGVCVLALAVALTINAYRHYGSLDVNKLRRLRG; from the coding sequence ATGATACCCCTCCAGTTCATCACGGCCTTCCTGATGGTGTTCCTCGGGATATACGCCTTCCTTTACAAGCGCAACCTAATCAAGCTCATCCTGGCCCTCAACGTAATCGATTCAGGCATACACCTGCTCCTCATAAGCCTCGGCTACCGTATGGAAGTCGGGAAGCTCTCGACTGCACCAATCTACACTGGCTACGAGACTCTCGAAGGGACTCCAATGGTAGGGCCCCTGCCACAGGCGCTGGTTCTCACGAGCATAGTCATCGGAGTCTGTGTCCTTGCTCTTGCTGTGGCCCTCACGATAAACGCCTACAGGCACTACGGAAGCCTTGACGTTAACAAGCTCAGGAGGTTGAGAGGATGA
- a CDS encoding proton-conducting transporter membrane subunit yields the protein MMLPFLIVIPLFGAFSMPIVSLLGRKAREAWAVIVSLATLGVAGAVFYDIWSTKKVLVYTLGAKSPLGQGVDFPIRIVWEVDLLGAIMILIVTFVAFMAILYSIGYMKHDTGLEKYYTLILILELGMLGIVMTGDLFNFYVFLEIMSIASYALVAFRTDTWEGIEAGIKYMFVGSIASSFILLAIALLYGQYGTLTMSYLAAKMAENPTVVGKVALSLFIAGLLFKSGASPVHMWLADAHPAAPSPISAMLSGLVIKAGGTYALARILFSIYGTSVGMKTVGWVIIVFACITLIVGNAMAVIQTDIKRLLAYSSVGQIGYILLGIGIGLAAYGTNAGEIALAGAIYHTVNHALMKALLFLVAGAVIHELGTRNLNELSGIAKTMPKTTFAFLIGAAAIIGMPPLNGFASKWLIYESSAIFNPVLGAIAIIGTAFCTAAYVRVLYTFFGKPSERVMEAKDPEGSMLLPMIILVLAIIVMGLFPWQISEKIMIPAVDMLKDQVHYITAVIPNFIGGA from the coding sequence ATGATGCTCCCGTTCCTCATCGTAATCCCCCTCTTCGGAGCGTTCTCGATGCCAATAGTGAGCCTGCTCGGAAGAAAGGCCAGGGAAGCGTGGGCCGTCATTGTGAGCCTCGCAACACTGGGAGTAGCTGGGGCAGTGTTCTACGACATCTGGAGCACGAAGAAAGTTCTAGTCTACACCCTTGGCGCCAAAAGCCCGCTCGGGCAGGGCGTTGACTTTCCAATCAGGATCGTCTGGGAAGTTGACCTACTCGGCGCGATAATGATCCTAATCGTGACCTTCGTGGCCTTCATGGCAATACTCTACTCCATTGGCTACATGAAGCACGACACCGGCCTGGAGAAGTACTACACCCTGATACTCATCCTCGAGCTCGGAATGCTTGGCATAGTGATGACGGGCGACCTCTTCAACTTCTACGTCTTCCTGGAGATAATGAGCATAGCCAGCTACGCCCTCGTTGCCTTCAGGACTGACACCTGGGAGGGCATCGAGGCTGGCATAAAATACATGTTCGTCGGCTCGATCGCGAGCTCGTTCATACTCCTAGCTATAGCGCTCCTCTACGGCCAGTACGGAACGCTGACAATGAGCTACCTCGCGGCCAAGATGGCCGAGAACCCGACAGTTGTTGGCAAAGTCGCCCTCAGTCTCTTCATAGCCGGCCTGCTCTTCAAGAGCGGTGCTTCACCAGTCCACATGTGGCTCGCAGATGCCCACCCGGCAGCGCCCAGCCCAATAAGCGCGATGCTCTCTGGCCTTGTCATAAAGGCGGGTGGAACCTACGCCCTCGCGAGGATACTCTTCAGCATCTACGGGACGAGCGTTGGCATGAAGACCGTCGGATGGGTAATCATCGTTTTCGCCTGCATAACCCTCATCGTCGGGAACGCCATGGCCGTGATACAGACGGACATAAAGAGGCTTCTCGCCTATTCCAGTGTCGGGCAGATAGGCTACATCCTCCTTGGAATCGGAATAGGACTGGCCGCCTACGGAACCAACGCGGGTGAGATAGCCCTGGCTGGAGCGATATACCACACGGTCAACCACGCCCTCATGAAGGCCCTCCTCTTCCTTGTCGCAGGAGCGGTCATCCACGAGCTCGGAACGAGGAACCTCAACGAGCTGAGCGGAATAGCGAAAACCATGCCAAAGACAACCTTTGCCTTCCTGATAGGTGCCGCGGCCATCATAGGTATGCCGCCCCTCAACGGCTTCGCGAGCAAGTGGCTCATCTATGAAAGCTCAGCAATATTCAACCCCGTGCTCGGTGCGATAGCCATAATCGGAACAGCCTTCTGTACCGCCGCATACGTAAGGGTGCTCTACACCTTCTTCGGAAAGCCCAGCGAGAGGGTCATGGAGGCAAAGGACCCAGAGGGATCCATGCTCCTGCCAATGATCATTCTAGTGCTGGCAATAATCGTTATGGGTCTCTTCCCGTGGCAGATAAGCGAGAAAATCATGATTCCAGCGGTTGACATGCTCAAGGATCAAGTCCACTACATAACCGCCGTTATACCCAACTTCATAGGAGGTGCCTGA
- a CDS encoding hydrogenase: MFGYWDALYFVFIFIIGLILAWLLERWAAKSGMGTREVGEGTKIFISGEDPDKVILGFEHLEGHYTGRNVMWGLTYSLKKPLSAFQREHTGLLTDYAGYLIITAAFVIAVVLIWG, encoded by the coding sequence ATGTTCGGCTACTGGGATGCCCTTTATTTCGTCTTCATCTTCATCATCGGACTCATCTTAGCGTGGCTGCTCGAGAGGTGGGCCGCTAAATCCGGCATGGGGACGAGGGAAGTCGGAGAAGGGACGAAGATATTCATCAGCGGTGAGGACCCTGACAAGGTAATCCTGGGCTTCGAGCACCTTGAGGGCCACTACACGGGCAGGAACGTCATGTGGGGACTGACCTACTCCCTCAAGAAGCCACTCTCGGCCTTCCAGCGGGAGCACACCGGCCTGCTGACGGACTACGCGGGGTACCTGATCATAACGGCGGCCTTTGTAATAGCCGTGGTGCTGATATGGGGGTGA
- a CDS encoding NADH-quinone oxidoreductase subunit B family protein, with the protein MAIKVPANRETKETSERERLEKRIAQLCRFIGRSPWVFHVNSGSCNGCDIEIIAVLTPRYDAERFGVKLVGSPRHADILLVTGPVTDQSLERVKLVYEQTPEPKVVMAIGACPTGGSVFYESPFINAPLDRVIPVDVFVPGCPPRPEAILHGVVLALEKLALQIKGELPEEGEE; encoded by the coding sequence ATGGCGATCAAGGTTCCGGCCAATAGAGAGACAAAGGAAACTTCCGAGCGCGAGAGGCTGGAAAAGCGCATAGCCCAGCTCTGCCGCTTTATTGGGCGCTCTCCCTGGGTCTTCCACGTGAACAGCGGCAGCTGCAACGGCTGCGACATTGAGATTATCGCCGTACTGACGCCGCGCTACGATGCCGAGCGCTTTGGAGTTAAGCTCGTCGGCTCACCGAGGCACGCTGACATACTGCTCGTCACCGGGCCAGTGACCGACCAGAGCCTGGAGAGGGTAAAGCTCGTCTACGAGCAGACACCAGAGCCAAAGGTCGTAATGGCAATTGGAGCGTGCCCAACGGGCGGAAGTGTGTTCTACGAGAGCCCGTTCATTAACGCACCGCTCGACAGGGTCATACCCGTTGATGTCTTTGTCCCCGGCTGCCCACCGAGGCCAGAGGCGATACTGCACGGAGTTGTTTTAGCACTGGAGAAGCTCGCGCTTCAAATCAAGGGGGAACTCCCAGAGGAGGGTGAGGAGTAA